The sequence below is a genomic window from Spirochaetales bacterium.
TTGTCCCGCAGATTACCTATTATTTCTGGGCATATCGTGCGATGCACAAACGGAAAATGATCGGGTGGAAAGACGGCATTAATATCTGCGTGCCGACCGGTAATTTCGGCAACATACTCGCCGCATACTACGCGTATAAAATGGGTCTACCCGTGAATCGATTGATCTGCGCCTCGAATATGAACAATATTCTTACCGATTTTATCAATACCGGGACCTACAATATCAATCGCACGTTTTATTCAACCGTTTCTCCGTCGATGGATATTCTTATTTCATCGAACCTCGAACGGCTAATATTCGATCTGACGGGCCGTGACGGGGGCAACGTGGAAGATTATTACGGGAGGCTTAAACGTGACGGGTCATTTTCATTAACGCCCGGCGCATTGAATACCATACGAAAGCTTTTTTACGGCGGTTTCGCCTCCGAAGACCGGACATATGATGCAATCAACAGGGTGTACCACGACCACTCCTATGTACTCGATACGCACACCGCTGTTGGTTATCATGTACTCTGCGGGTATCGGAAAAAAACCGGCGACATGACCCCGGCCGTCCTGACCTCAACGGCGAATCCCTACAAGTTTCCCGTCGCGGTCTACCGCGGGATTACCGGCCGGACAGTCGAAAATGACTTCGAGGCCCTTTCACTTCTTCATGAACGAACCGGCCTGCCGGTCCATCCGTGCCTTTCGGGTATCGAGCAAAAAAAAGTAACGTGTACCGATATCATCGCCCCAGATGAAATCGGCAGCTACATTGAAAAAAGCCTCTAGCCGGCCGGAACGAGAAACATTTTACGGAGAGAACGGTGAGACGAGTATTTTTCCTTCTTTTATTGTTTTCGTTTTTTTTCCTCTGTTCATGCGACCTGATCTTCTGGGGGAAGGGGGGCCTCCCGCGCGCGGTCGACGGCAGGATGGATCTCGCAAACCGGGACTTCGATCGCCAGGGAATCGTCAAACTCGACGGCATGTGGGAGTTTTACTGGAACGAACTGCTGGAACGGGAAGATTTCACTACCATGTCCGACCGGCGGGCACATGCCGGACAATACGGAAAGGTTCCCGGCCTTTGGAACGATTACGAGTATGACGGAAATACCCTTCCGTGTTTCGGCTATGGAACATTCAGACTCATCGTCACCCTTCCGTCCCATCTCGAGAGAATGGGAATAAAAGTACTCGACGCAAGCACCGCCTACCGTCTCTGGATCGACGGCACGCCGCTGTTACGGAACGGCCGTGTCGGAAAAACGAGGGAAGAAATGCGGCCGCAATATCTTCCTCGTGTGGCCCCGTTTCGTCCCGGTGATAGCGGTGAGATCGAAATCATTATCCAGGTTTCGAATTTTTATGAGGGACTCGGCGGTTTGTGGAAGAGTATCATGATCGGAATGGAACAGGATATTCTGAACGAACGCGACAAACAGATCGCCCTGGAACTTTTTCTCTCCGGTGTTCTCTTCGTCATCGGGATTTATCACATCGTGCTTTTTCTGATGGGGAAAAAAGAGCTCTCACTCCTCTTTTTCGGATTATTCTGCTGGGATATCATGATGAGGGTCCTCGTCACCGGGGAGCGGTTTCTCTTCCAGTTAATACCGGATTTCAACTGGCAGATCGGCACGAGGATGGAACTCTTCACCGTTTTTGCCGGTGTTCCGCTATTTCTCTGCTTTATCTATTTTCTTTTCCCGAGGGAATGTAAAAAACTGATCCTTCGGATTCTTTCGGGAATCGGAATTCTCTGGTCGATCGCCATTTTTTTCATTCCTTCACGTTTTTTCGATCTCATCACGAAATGTTACCAATTCGTCATCATTATATCGTGCGTATATATCATCATCATCATTGTCCGTGCGATCGCACGGAAACGTGACGGAGCCGGCTTTATCATGACGGGAGTGATTATCTTCGTCCTGACGATCATCAATGATATACTTACCGTCAACTTTATCATTCGCACGGACCTTTTCACCCCCCTCGGACTTTTTTTCTTCATACTCTGCGCTTTTGCCCTATACGAAAAATTCGTACGTGCGGAGGAACAATTACGTGTCCAGCAGGAACAGCTGATCCATGCCGACAAACTCATCTCCCTGGGAACACTCGTCGCCGGTGTCGCGCATGAAATCAACAATCCAAACAACGCGATCATGATCACCTCGGAAACCTGTTCGAAAATGTGGAAAGGATTCATGAGTGTTCTCGATGAGTACTGCGAAGCCCTCGAGGAGGTAAGCGTCGGGGGGCTTTCCGTTACGGAGATGAAAGAGGAAATCGGGGAAAGCTTCAATCGAATACTAAGGAGTTCAAGAAGAATCAAGTTTATCGTGGAAGAACTCAGGAAATTCTCGCGCAAGGATGTCGGTACTCCCCTGGAAGAAATCGAAATCAATACCCTCATACAGTCCTCGATTAGCCTTGTCGAAAATAAAATCAAAAAAAGCACGCAAAACTTTCATGTTTCTTATGGGGACAACATACCCCGGCTGAAGGGAAACTACCAGCGGCTCGAACAAGTACTCGTCAACCTTATTCAGAACGCCTGTGACGCGCTCGAGGATTCAACACAGGGAATCATGATTTCCACGGCCTACGACAGCCAAAACAGTGAAATCGTCATCAATGTCAAAGACGAAGGTTCCGGAATGAACAGGGAAACACTGAAAAGGATTTTCGATCCCTTTTATACGACAAAAAGGGATAGGGGAGGAACGGGTCTCGGGCTGGCGGTTTCCGCAAATATCGTAAAAGAACACGGCGGCACCCTCACCTTCACCTCCCAACCGGGAAAGGGAACGCATGCCAGGCTCGTTTTTCAGTACCGGGGATAGACGTTTCTACGATAATTGAATGACTGCCGGGAACCGGTCTTGCCCGTAAAAGCGGACGCCCGATCACTCAGGCGTGGAGTTGCTGTTCGCCCAGTTTTTTCTCCACGTCCCGTTTGACTTTTTCTTCAAAACCGGCATCGACAAAAATGATCAGGTCCTGCCGTGCGCAGTTGATGGGACTCGGCCCGAAGAGGGTGCAATAGAGTTTTCCTTCACCGATTTTAGGCGGTTTGATCCGCAATCGATAGGTATGCTGCACGCCGGAAGGCCCGTAACTGCCGAACTTGATTTTATATATCTGTTTATGGGAAGCGAGAACATTAAAGACGGAAATCTGGGCGTCCGCGGGAATGTCCTTGATGCTCTTTATCCTTCTGTTCCACATACTGTTATGCGATTTGCCCGGGCTGTCACTGACCTCGATATCGCGGGGTTCGACAAGAAACGCCTCGTTTCCGATAGTGTTCTTCACCTCACCGGACAGCTTTTTCACCCGCAGCTTGGTCATCATGTCTATACCGTCATCATCCATGATTTTATGCAACTCATTCTCAAACCGTTCGACACCCATAGTTTCAGCCATCCGTATGATCGCAAGGGCCTGTTTTTTTTTGCTTATCAGGTTGTCGATCTTTGTTTCGAGGTATTCCCGCTTGAACGGTTTTGGCAGAAAATCGATTGCCCCCGCTTTAAAGGCCTTGATGCCTGTTTTAAAGGGGTCGCTTTCGCTTTCCGTATGTTCGGAAAGCATAAGGGTGATGGAATCGATGTTGTTCTCGCTGACATAACGAAGCACCTCGATACCCGCATCCGGTTCCGGGAGATAATTGTCCAGAAGAATCAAATCATAGGCATAATGTTGTTTTTCGGCAATTTTAAACTTCTTTAGCGCGTCATCTTTTGAACCGGCGGTTTCACAGATATATTTTTCCTCCAATATCCGGCACAGGTGATCCCTCACGAACTTGTTGTCATCGACGATCAATATTCTCAGCTTTTCTCCGATATTATTCATTCCTTATATTATCCTTACCTTCTAGTATAACATTATAGAAGAAAAGCGGTATGATTTTCAAATGGAAAACGTCCGATAACCTTCAGATATTATCGTACACGCTGCTATCCCGCGGCAGGGATGACAAGCATGGTAATGGCATTCAATACGACGGCCATGAGAACAAGAAGTTTAAAGAAGGATTTATTCCCGTGTTGAAGTCCGAGGGCGACAAGAATAATCAACAACGGCATAAAATCGATGCTGAAGCGTTGTGTGTTATATTGAACCCAGCCATTGTTGTAATACATGAGTGTCCCGACAAGGACGATGCCGATGGAAATCCAGGCGGGAACGAGAAGACTTTTTTTCCATCGCGCCCGTAACGAATAGAAAACAAAGGGGCTCGCGAATGTAAGCGAAGTACCGAAGGGATCGAGCGGCCACCACTGGTGCACGCTTGTTACCGTGTTCGGTCCGTCGCCGTAATTCAGGTGAAAACCCTGAAGGAACATATAGACGGCGTTGAAAGGAATATGAAACATACTGAATTGTCCGTACTCCTGTACGCGGTATTGCATAAACCCGCCGAGTTCCAGATAGGCATATCCCGTGTCAAAGATATTACCGAACCGGATATAGTTGAACGCCAGATATCCGATCACACAGACGCCGAGAGTGGAGAAAAAGAAAAGGGTGTGCATGATCCTGTTTTTCATGTCCTTTCTCCGATCGTTCGTCCAGAGGCCGAACACGATAAAGAGGGCGAAAAAAATACTCAACTGGCGGGAAAGAAAAGCGAAACCCAAAAACAGACCGGCGAGGATTCCGTTTCCCCTGCCCAGTGTTTCATGCAGGGTGGCAAGCATGGCAAACACGGCAACGACATGTGCAAACCAGCATACCCCGAGGCTGTTTCTGAGGCACAGCCAGTAACCGGTCCCGAGAAAAAAGGCAAGGAGAACCCATGGCCTGACCTCACGCTTCACGTTCAGTCTGGAAAGTATCCGCGCGAGGAGAATGACACTAATAACGGCGATAAGAATCGCGATGAGGGTGACTTCCGTTTTTAATCCGAAAACGGCGACAAACGGAAGAAGGATGAGTACGGGAAACGGCGGATAGATGACATATACCTTGCCTTTATATTGAGCCGTATCGTGAAGCCGTACACCGATGTCGATTCTGCCCTCGAGGATCGCCTTTGCCTGATAGACGTAGTGGTTTTCATTTCCCGGAATCGGTTCCTGTTCGATCGATTCCCAGATATCATGGACAAACGGCAGCCCGATAATAATTACGAGCAGCAGGGCGACGATTCCTTTCGTGTAGGGGGATTGCGTGATCTTTTTAATCCCGCTCAGATGCTGTTCCGGCTGTGGAAAGAATGTATCGATCCATTTCCCGACAAAATCGGGAATCCGTTTCACGATTCCCTTTTTTCTGAGGATGATAATTCCCGTAACGATAAGCGCTAAAACGACGGCACCGAGAAGGACGATGTAGACAAGCCTTATAGCCGAAAATCCTCCCGCCGTATTTTTCCCACCCTTGTCATCTCCGGATGCGTCGGTACGCGGCGCGGGGACGGAGAATACCGCCGCGCGCGCTGGAATATCTTCGACTTCAACCACCTCTACCGCATCGAAGGAGGCCTTCCCCGTGTTCAGGCTGCCGTAGCCGCCGAGGCAGAGGGCGACCGGCAGCCGGGTCAATCCCCGCTCGGGCCTGACATACAGTTCGAGATAGCGCCATCCGGACGTCGTCCCCTTGACGTCTGGTGATGTGATAAAGTGGTTGTCGATGGAGAGATTGGCGCCGAGCAGATCGGTATCCGCATGGCCGACATTATCCGTCCTGACCCATGCGGATATTTTATAAACAGTATTTTCATTGACCGCTACTTGCTGGACGAGCCGGGCGTCGTTTTCCTCATCACTGACGATCGTGACATAATACCGTCCTTCATACGGGTCCTCTGTCTGAATCTCGAAACGCGATATATTTTTATTGAATTCCCAGACCCTCCACCAGGCGATATCGCCCTGTTCCATGCCCGGATTGCGGAGGAGGTTTTCACCGGCGTATACGACAATTGTCGTAAAACCGAATAAAATCAATATCGAGAGAATAAAAAGCAGACAGGATTTTCTATACACCATCTCTTGCTACCTTTTCGGATACGGGATACAGAAAGAGACAGGAAACATCACTTTCTTCAAAAAACTATAATCTCACCGCCCGATTCTGTCAAGCATGGGGAAAGGAAGCCGGAAAGACCGCCCGGTTTTATGGCTCTTCAATAAGGTCTTATGTCCTATCTTTGTATGGGGTATAATCCTATAATTAAAATAATGTAAATGCTTATAGTCAAATATGTAAAAACGTGATTATCTTAATAATAGAAAAGATAAGCCTGTCATTATATATCGTGGATTGGGGTGAAAGCGAAAAGCGTAACGGCATATATGGTAAGGGCAAAAGAATAAATAAAAGGAGCAAGAAAAATGAAAAAAAGAGGTGTCTATTGTGCTTCTGTTTTGTTAATTTTGTTTTCAGTCGTATGTATTATCATCAACCTCGGCGGGTGCGCGGATGTGAACGAATCGCCGAAGCCGACGGATTTACCTGTCGATGAACCGACAGCCGTACCGACCGCAGTACCCACTGGAGTTCCGACCGCAGTACCCACGGCAGTACCGACAGCCGTGCCGACCATAGTGCCGACTGCAGCTCCGACCGCCGTTCCCGGCGGAAGAGAGGGGGGAGAAGTATGGCTTGTCCCGGAAGAACTGACGGTAAAAAATAGCGATAAATTCACGATCGAAGTCCATTGCCATACCGGCGAGCAAAAACTTGCGGCATACGGGATTAGTATCAAATATAACACCTTTAATCTCGATGTCGATACCGATATAGGAACAAACGGCGTCGAAGCCGGCCCGGACGGATTCGTCGCGGCGGCCAACGCGGTCGAGGAAACAGGGACGCTTGTTATGAGCGGATTCGATACAGGCGGGAAAGGACCCTCTGAAGATCTCAATTTATTCATCACACACTGGATTGCCATAGAAAGCGGAACGACCGTGCTTGAGGTGACAATTGTGGATCTTGTCGATGAGAATACGGATCCCATAGCTAATCAGATCGCGAATGACGGGAGTGTCACGATTCAGTAAATAATCGTATAGCAGATGTTATTATTGACTAACACAAAGGGACGGCCGTTCAGGCTGTCCCTTTTCTTTTGTCTTCACGCACACACAATTTTTTCCATTACTTGGCACTCCCGTTTTCAAAGCACACCGCTTGATGAAAATCCAATGATGTATAATTACTCATCAATGATGCTTGACAAACCGGAAAATCTGTTTCAACGTGTAACAAAATGAAAAGCTATTCAATAAGGAGTTTGAAAATGAAAGAGAGAAGACAAAAAAACAAAAAACCATTGCTTTTCCTGTTGTTTCTTCTGATCGTCTCCGGCTGCAGCGACATTGGCATTTCCGAGAATGAGCCGGTAAACATGAATAATTCACTCCCGAGTATTTTTGTCGCCGACGGATCCAATGCAAGAATCTTCGGGATACGGGACATGGACGGAACGGGGTGGCAGAGTTATCCCGATCCCGCCTTTCCCATGAACAAGCCGCGATGCATCGCCGTTGATAAGGACGGGAAAGCGTATATCACCGATTACAGCAATCACCGCATCATCCGGATAGATCCCGTTTCGGGCTCGGGCTGCATCACCTTCGGCCGGCAGGGGAGCG
It includes:
- a CDS encoding threonine synthase, with protein sequence MRYISTRANWKPEASKTVIRLGMVPDGGLFVPEVFPAIDMEQVKKACSYKDCAFEIMKQYLSDFEEPELRGIIDASYGNNFNSPDVAPVYRLDDTTSILELWHGPTAAFKDIALQCMPRLLIAAMRKESESLRVMILVATSGDTGKAALEGFRDVEGTTIITFYPSDGVSSIQKQQMVTTEGQNTAAVGVRGNFDDCQTSVKNAFQDRDLRKAAAERGIVFSSANSINWGRLVPQITYYFWAYRAMHKRKMIGWKDGINICVPTGNFGNILAAYYAYKMGLPVNRLICASNMNNILTDFINTGTYNINRTFYSTVSPSMDILISSNLERLIFDLTGRDGGNVEDYYGRLKRDGSFSLTPGALNTIRKLFYGGFASEDRTYDAINRVYHDHSYVLDTHTAVGYHVLCGYRKKTGDMTPAVLTSTANPYKFPVAVYRGITGRTVENDFEALSLLHERTGLPVHPCLSGIEQKKVTCTDIIAPDEIGSYIEKSL
- a CDS encoding ATP-binding protein: MRRVFFLLLLFSFFFLCSCDLIFWGKGGLPRAVDGRMDLANRDFDRQGIVKLDGMWEFYWNELLEREDFTTMSDRRAHAGQYGKVPGLWNDYEYDGNTLPCFGYGTFRLIVTLPSHLERMGIKVLDASTAYRLWIDGTPLLRNGRVGKTREEMRPQYLPRVAPFRPGDSGEIEIIIQVSNFYEGLGGLWKSIMIGMEQDILNERDKQIALELFLSGVLFVIGIYHIVLFLMGKKELSLLFFGLFCWDIMMRVLVTGERFLFQLIPDFNWQIGTRMELFTVFAGVPLFLCFIYFLFPRECKKLILRILSGIGILWSIAIFFIPSRFFDLITKCYQFVIIISCVYIIIIIVRAIARKRDGAGFIMTGVIIFVLTIINDILTVNFIIRTDLFTPLGLFFFILCAFALYEKFVRAEEQLRVQQEQLIHADKLISLGTLVAGVAHEINNPNNAIMITSETCSKMWKGFMSVLDEYCEALEEVSVGGLSVTEMKEEIGESFNRILRSSRRIKFIVEELRKFSRKDVGTPLEEIEINTLIQSSISLVENKIKKSTQNFHVSYGDNIPRLKGNYQRLEQVLVNLIQNACDALEDSTQGIMISTAYDSQNSEIVINVKDEGSGMNRETLKRIFDPFYTTKRDRGGTGLGLAVSANIVKEHGGTLTFTSQPGKGTHARLVFQYRG
- a CDS encoding response regulator, with amino-acid sequence MNNIGEKLRILIVDDNKFVRDHLCRILEEKYICETAGSKDDALKKFKIAEKQHYAYDLILLDNYLPEPDAGIEVLRYVSENNIDSITLMLSEHTESESDPFKTGIKAFKAGAIDFLPKPFKREYLETKIDNLISKKKQALAIIRMAETMGVERFENELHKIMDDDGIDMMTKLRVKKLSGEVKNTIGNEAFLVEPRDIEVSDSPGKSHNSMWNRRIKSIKDIPADAQISVFNVLASHKQIYKIKFGSYGPSGVQHTYRLRIKPPKIGEGKLYCTLFGPSPINCARQDLIIFVDAGFEEKVKRDVEKKLGEQQLHA